The following proteins are encoded in a genomic region of Oncorhynchus gorbuscha isolate QuinsamMale2020 ecotype Even-year linkage group LG11, OgorEven_v1.0, whole genome shotgun sequence:
- the pkmyt1 gene encoding LOW QUALITY PROTEIN: membrane-associated tyrosine- and threonine-specific cdc2-inhibitory kinase (The sequence of the model RefSeq protein was modified relative to this genomic sequence to represent the inferred CDS: deleted 2 bases in 2 codons), with protein sequence MSVYLETKVATTPLPLPTHFSKAEQSFSLKKRRLPFSSSSTSSLSTPAHISHSLPPRPPSKGCPPLSRVFPQRPPSPWSPLSHSLIKSPPPLSLYDPGRQQSYFNQCFTNLGLLGRGSFGEVYKVLSLQDGHHYAVKRSVQRFRGNSERNRSMREAQNHERLCPHPHILGFVAAWEEGCRLYIQMELCCTSLLLHAEAQPSSPDEPAAWAYLCDLLSALHHLHARGFAHLDLKPANVFLTRSGRLKLGDFGLALELRGEGVAAGLPEGKGREKEDVQEGDPRYMAPELLRGEYGLAADVFSLGVSILELACNMEVPKGGEGWQQLRQGRLPAEFTNGLSVELQTVLRMMLAPELSVRATVPELLTLPVVRRHRWRRHVSLFLRETLLTLVTFCQSILYSGWGLFSSLNLPFLPRWTPPSPCTPPKDSSELEFMLPPSAMMHTDSGSLEDVVFLPDALGPEHSPTFSHRIKSRLSMGSTSTPLPNSPPVFHQLSPAHTPTHSSHIHTPSRSLNLAHTPSSIHSDRSRHTMTALTGSPKGTGSHRLSQIDRSMDAHNQHNTSTHTSQWPVRNWVRSEPLPRPSFEPKNLLSLFDETTSTLEGQP encoded by the exons ATGTCTGTGTACTTGGAAACCAAAGTTGCCAccacacctctccccctccccacccactTCTCCAAGGCTGAGCAGTCCTTCTCCCTTAAGAAACGCCGTCTCCCCTTCTCTtcatcctccacctcatctctctcgaCTCCCGCCCATATCTCGCACTCACTACCCCCGCGC CCCCCGTCCAAGGGCTGCCCCCCTCTGAGCCGGGTCTTCCCCCAGCGCCCCCCGtccccctggtctcccctctcccactccctcatcAAATCT CCCCCGCCGCTGTCGCTGTACGACCCCGGCAGACAGCAGTCCTACTTCAACCAGTGCTTCACCAACCTGGGCCTGCTGGGGAGAGGGTCCTTCGGTGAGGTGTACAAG GTGCTGAGCCTCCAGGACGGGCACCACTATGCTGTCAAGCGTTCAGTCCAGCGCTtcaggggcaacagtgagcgcaaCAGGAGCATGCGGGAGGCCCAGAACCACGAGCGCCTGTGCCCCCACCCACACATCCTGGGCTTTGTGGCAGCCTGGGAGGAGGGGTGCCGCTTGTACATCCAGATGGAGCTGTGCTGCACCAGCCTGCTGCTGCACGCCGAGGCCCAACCTTCCAGCCCAG ATGAGCCTGCAGCGTGGGCATACCTGTGCGACCTCCTCTCGGCGCTGCACCATCTTCACGCCCGTGGCTTCGCCCACCTGGATCTCAAGCCGGCCAACGTGTTCCTGACGCGCTCTGGCCGCCTCAAATTAGGAGACTTTGGGCTAGCACTGGAGCTCCGAGGGGAGGGAGTCGCCGCTGGCCTGccggaggggaaggggagggagaaggaggatgtCCAGGAGGGTGATCCCCGATACATGGCCCCAGAGCTGCTGAGGGGCGAGTATGGCCTTGCTGCTGATGTTTTCAG TCTTGGCGTGTCCATCTTGGAGCTGGCTTGCAATATGGAGGTGCcaaaagggggagagggatggcaGCAGCTCAGGCAAGGCCGTCTACCTGCGGAGTTTACCAATG GCCTGTCAGTGGAGCTGCAGACTGTGCTGCGGATGATGCTGGCCCCGGAGCTGTCTGTGAGGGCCACCGTGCCCGAGCTCCTCACCCTGCCAGTGGTCAGGAGACACAGGTGGAGGCGccatgtctccctctttctccgcGAAACCCTGCTCACACTAGTCACCTTCTGCCAG TCTATTTTATACTCTGGTTGGgggctcttctcctctctcaacctcccgtTCCTTCCACGCTGGACGCCTCCTTCACCGTGCACCCCTCCAAAGGACAGTTCGGAGCTGGAGTTCATGCTGCCCCCCAGTGCCATGATGCACACCGACTCAGGCAGCCTCGAGGACGTGGTGTTTCTGCCCGACGCCCTGGGCCCAGAGcactcccccaccttctctcacaG AATCAAATCCCGGCTATCCATGGGAAGCACCTCCACCCCTCTGCCGAACTCACCTCCAGTATTCCATCAACTCAGTCCTGCCCACACCCCTACACACTCTAGTCACATCCACACACCTTCACGTAGCCTCAACCTCGCGCACACACCCTCCAGCATCCACTCAGACAGATCCCGCCACACAATGACAGCACTCACAGGGTCCCCCAAAGGCACAGGCTCTCACAGACTCAGCCAGATAGACCGGTCCATGGACGCACACAATCAGcacaacacatctacacacacttCCCAATGGCCCGTCCGGAACTGGGTCCGCTCAGAGCCACTCCCTCGACCCAGCTTTGAACCAAAGAACCTGCTCAGTCTGTTCGATGAGACGACTTCTACGTTGGAAGGACAACCCTGA